In the Phaseolus vulgaris cultivar G19833 chromosome 7, P. vulgaris v2.0, whole genome shotgun sequence genome, one interval contains:
- the LOC137828195 gene encoding protein SMALL AUXIN UP-REGULATED RNA 12-like yields the protein MKSRFLRGCLNKCKKMCLNKCISCEECCERAWWSSLHEGCSNIPSDVPKGHLVVYVGENHKRYVIKIGLLHHPLFRALLDQAQEEYDFIADSKLCIPCDEHLFLSVLRCASSPQNQRVCLCL from the coding sequence ATGAAGTCAAGATTTCTTAGAGGGTGCCTCAACAAGTGCAAGAAAATGTGCCTCAACAAGTGCATATCTTGTGAAGAATGTTGTGAACGAGCTTGGTGGTCTTCTTTGCATGAAGGTTGTTCCAATATTCCAAGTGATGTTCCAAAGGGTCACTTGGTTGTCTACGTGGGAGAGAACCACAAGAGATATGTAATCAAGATTGGTTTGCTCCACCATCCACTCTTCAGGGCTTTGTTGGATCAAGCTCAGGAAGAGTATGATTTCATTGCAGATTCAAAACTCTGTATTCCCTGCGATGAACACCTCTTCCTCAGTGTCCTTCGATGTGCTAGCTCCCCACAGAACCAACGAGTGTGTCTGTGTCTCTGA